From one Staphylococcus kloosii genomic stretch:
- a CDS encoding urease accessory protein UreF, whose protein sequence is MINQQAFRLFQFCDSQVPTGAFSHSFGLETYIQRDEVHDEHTFTNWLTLFMNEQLSYSDGLTMRLIYEALEQENTNQIMKLDNLLYVQSLPRETRQGSKQMGNRMVKLANSLYSSDWLQWYQTQMEQKSVHLHPAICFTMLGHYLNVDIATIIDYYLYQNVASLTQNAVRAIPLGQTAGQKIINDMIPNITQVRDNILQLDESQLGITAPGIELNQMEHENVNVRIFIS, encoded by the coding sequence ATGATTAACCAGCAAGCATTTCGTTTGTTCCAATTTTGTGACTCTCAAGTACCTACAGGTGCATTTAGTCACTCTTTTGGGTTGGAAACTTATATTCAACGCGATGAAGTGCATGATGAACACACATTTACAAATTGGTTAACTTTGTTTATGAATGAACAGTTAAGTTATAGCGATGGATTAACAATGCGTTTAATTTACGAGGCGTTAGAACAAGAAAATACGAACCAAATTATGAAACTTGATAATTTATTGTATGTACAAAGTTTACCGCGTGAAACACGCCAAGGTTCAAAACAAATGGGAAATCGTATGGTTAAATTAGCAAACTCACTATACAGCAGCGATTGGCTTCAATGGTACCAAACTCAAATGGAACAGAAGTCAGTACACTTGCACCCTGCAATATGTTTTACGATGCTTGGTCATTACCTAAATGTAGATATAGCAACCATTATTGACTATTATTTATATCAAAATGTAGCTAGTCTAACTCAAAATGCCGTGCGCGCTATACCATTGGGTCAGACGGCTGGTCAAAAAATCATTAATGATATGATCCCTAATATTACTCAAGTGAGAGATAATATTTTACAATTAGATGAATCGCAATTAGGTATTACCGCACCAGGCATAGAATTAAATCAAATGGAACATGAAAATGTTAATGTAAGAATATTCATTTCATAG
- the ureE gene encoding urease accessory protein UreE — MIIEEIKGNIANLSPEEKQKHVEKVYLENSDLVKRIQRVTTDHNNEIGIRLSQPIDLQYGDILYSDDNNMIIVDVNSDDLLVIQPRTLQEMGDIAHQLGNRHLPAQFTETEMLVQYDYLVESLLKDLGIPYQREDRKVNQAFRHIGHSHD, encoded by the coding sequence TTGATTATAGAAGAAATCAAAGGCAATATTGCTAATTTATCACCAGAAGAAAAACAAAAGCACGTCGAGAAAGTTTATTTAGAAAACTCAGATTTAGTGAAACGTATACAACGTGTCACTACTGACCATAATAATGAAATCGGGATTCGCTTATCTCAACCAATAGATTTACAATATGGCGATATTTTATATTCAGATGACAACAATATGATAATTGTCGACGTTAATTCAGACGATTTACTTGTGATTCAGCCTCGTACATTGCAAGAAATGGGAGATATTGCTCATCAATTAGGTAATCGTCATTTACCGGCACAATTTACAGAAACAGAAATGTTAGTACAATATGATTATTTGGTTGAATCGTTATTAAAAGATTTAGGTATTCCCTACCAACGTGAAGATCGAAAAGTTAACCAAGCATTCCGTCATATAGGTCATTCACATGATTAA
- the ureC gene encoding urease subunit alpha: MSFKMTQSQYTSLYGPTVGDSVRLADTNLFARVEKDYATYGDEAAFGGGKSIRDGMSQNPNVTRDDKNVADLVITNAMIIDYNKIIKADIGVKNGYIMKIGKAGNPDIMDNVDIIIGATTDVVSAEGKIVTAGGIDTHVHFINPEQSQVALESGITTHIGGGTGASEGAKATTVTPGPWHIHRMLQAAESLPLNIGFTGKGQAVNHTALIEQIHAGVVGLKVHEDWGATPSALSHALDVADDYDVQIALHADTLNEAGFMEDTMAAVKGRVLHMYHTEGAGGGHAPDLIKSAAYSNILPSSTNPTLPYTVNTIDEHLDMVMITHHLNASIPEDIAFADSRIRKETIAAEDVLQDMGVFSMVSSDSQAMGRVGEVITRTWQVAHRMKEQRGSLEGDAEYNDNNRIKRYIAKYTINPAITHGISDYVGSIDDGKLADLVMWDPAFFGVKPDVIIKGGLINTAVNGDANGSIPTSEPIKYRKMYGQYGPNMAATSMTFVSKTAYASDIGQQLGLKCKVRPVHNIRKLSKKDMKNNSATPKLDVDPQTYEVFVDGEKITSQAATELPLTQRYFLF, translated from the coding sequence ATGAGTTTTAAAATGACGCAATCCCAATATACTAGTTTGTATGGTCCTACTGTAGGAGACTCAGTTAGATTAGCTGACACTAATTTATTTGCTCGTGTAGAAAAAGATTACGCTACTTATGGCGATGAGGCTGCTTTCGGCGGTGGAAAATCAATTAGAGATGGTATGTCTCAAAACCCTAACGTAACACGTGACGATAAAAACGTTGCCGACCTCGTCATAACCAATGCTATGATTATCGATTATAACAAAATTATTAAAGCCGATATTGGTGTGAAAAACGGCTATATAATGAAAATTGGTAAGGCTGGCAACCCAGATATTATGGATAACGTAGATATTATTATTGGGGCTACGACTGACGTAGTATCTGCTGAAGGTAAAATTGTTACCGCTGGCGGCATCGATACACACGTTCATTTTATTAATCCTGAGCAATCTCAAGTTGCATTAGAAAGTGGTATCACAACACATATTGGTGGAGGTACGGGTGCTAGTGAAGGTGCTAAGGCTACGACTGTAACACCTGGGCCATGGCACATTCACCGTATGTTACAAGCTGCAGAATCTCTACCGCTTAATATTGGATTTACCGGTAAAGGACAAGCAGTAAACCATACCGCTCTAATTGAACAAATTCATGCGGGCGTGGTTGGCTTAAAAGTCCACGAAGACTGGGGTGCTACACCATCAGCACTAAGTCATGCGCTTGATGTTGCTGATGATTATGATGTTCAAATCGCTTTACACGCAGATACATTAAATGAAGCAGGTTTCATGGAAGACACTATGGCTGCGGTCAAAGGCCGTGTACTACACATGTATCATACAGAAGGTGCCGGTGGTGGTCATGCGCCAGACTTAATTAAATCTGCTGCTTACTCAAATATATTACCTTCATCAACAAATCCTACGCTGCCTTACACAGTAAATACGATTGATGAGCATTTAGATATGGTAATGATCACTCATCACTTGAACGCTTCTATACCTGAAGATATCGCTTTTGCCGATTCAAGAATTCGTAAAGAAACTATCGCCGCAGAAGATGTTTTACAAGACATGGGTGTTTTCAGCATGGTTAGTTCTGACTCTCAAGCAATGGGACGTGTCGGTGAAGTTATTACGCGCACTTGGCAAGTAGCTCACCGTATGAAAGAACAAAGAGGTAGTCTAGAAGGCGATGCGGAATATAATGATAATAATCGTATAAAACGTTATATTGCTAAATATACAATTAACCCTGCAATCACTCATGGAATATCTGACTACGTAGGCTCTATTGATGATGGCAAATTAGCAGATTTAGTAATGTGGGACCCTGCTTTCTTCGGCGTTAAACCTGATGTCATTATTAAAGGTGGCTTAATTAATACTGCTGTAAATGGCGATGCTAATGGTTCAATCCCTACTTCTGAACCTATCAAATATCGTAAAATGTATGGCCAATACGGTCCAAATATGGCTGCCACTTCAATGACTTTCGTTTCTAAAACTGCATATGCTAGCGATATTGGACAACAATTAGGCTTAAAATGCAAAGTTCGCCCAGTTCATAATATTCGTAAATTAAGTAAAAAAGATATGAAAAACAACAGCGCTACACCAAAATTAGATGTAGATCCACAAACTTATGAAGTATTTGTAGATGGCGAAAAAATTACAAGCCAAGCAGCTACAGAACTTCCTTTAACTCAAAGATATTTCTTATTCTAG
- a CDS encoding urease subunit beta — MKPGEIIVKRTEIEVNKGHEATIIEVKNTGDRPVQVGSHFHFFEVNPALKFEREKAYGKHLDIPAGAAVRFEPGDEKEVQLVEYSGRRHIYGFHGKVNGPIDESRVYRAKDDNSNEEIIKPEDKKSGNANKERGYDR; from the coding sequence ATGAAACCAGGCGAAATCATTGTAAAAAGAACCGAAATAGAAGTTAACAAAGGTCATGAAGCTACAATTATTGAAGTGAAAAATACAGGCGATAGACCAGTACAAGTAGGTTCACACTTCCATTTTTTCGAAGTAAACCCTGCACTAAAATTTGAACGTGAAAAAGCATATGGTAAACATTTAGACATTCCGGCAGGCGCAGCGGTACGTTTTGAACCAGGAGACGAAAAAGAAGTCCAACTCGTTGAGTACAGTGGACGTAGACATATTTATGGTTTCCACGGAAAAGTAAATGGACCTATCGATGAATCGCGCGTTTATCGTGCAAAAGATGATAATTCAAATGAGGAAATTATTAAGCCAGAAGATAAAAAAAGTGGAAATGCTAACAAAGAAAGAGGGTATGATCGATGA
- a CDS encoding urease subunit gamma — protein MHFTQREQDKLMLVIAADLARRRQDRGLKLNYPEAVAIISYELLEGARDGKTVAELMSYGKQILNEDDVMDGVADMLTEMEIEATFPDGTKLITVHHPIV, from the coding sequence GTGCATTTTACACAACGTGAACAAGACAAATTAATGCTCGTTATCGCAGCAGATTTAGCTCGCAGACGTCAAGATAGAGGTCTGAAATTAAACTATCCCGAAGCAGTCGCTATTATTAGTTATGAACTGCTAGAAGGTGCTAGAGATGGCAAAACAGTGGCTGAACTTATGAGTTACGGCAAACAAATTTTGAATGAGGATGATGTAATGGATGGTGTTGCTGATATGCTTACAGAAATGGAAATTGAAGCAACATTCCCTGACGGTACAAAGTTAATAACTGTGCATCACCCAATCGTTTAA
- the yut gene encoding urea transporter: protein MKYLSILMKNVAQVLLLENAWTGLLVIVALLIGDWKVGLVALIASVIALLLAKHTNYSRTEIDSGLAGFNPVLTGVALTLFLEQTWYSYIIIIVAIVITMPVGAAIRELFKTYDVPMLTIPYVFVSWSVLLMSFQFKFVNVNVNILPQSVKKISFSQNAIHFMSSFLSGFSEVFLLKSTLAGLLILIGIFVASRKAGFLAIMANLIGFIMVLLLGANHSEINDGLFGYNVILTVLALGVAFKTRINRYINIILGILLTIFLHAGLTTLLTPFGLPVFTLPFIIATWTILLAGTRMKKQTIEEHDGKSAT, encoded by the coding sequence TTGAAATATTTAAGTATTTTAATGAAAAATGTCGCTCAAGTGCTGTTATTAGAAAATGCGTGGACTGGATTATTAGTTATTGTTGCGCTGCTTATAGGCGATTGGAAAGTTGGATTAGTAGCATTAATTGCGAGTGTAATAGCGCTGTTATTAGCTAAACATACAAATTACAGTCGGACAGAAATTGACAGTGGATTGGCAGGATTTAATCCTGTTTTAACGGGTGTAGCGTTGACGTTATTTTTAGAACAAACATGGTATAGCTACATCATTATTATCGTGGCGATTGTTATTACGATGCCTGTGGGTGCTGCAATTAGAGAATTATTTAAGACATATGATGTGCCAATGCTCACAATTCCATATGTATTCGTAAGTTGGAGTGTTTTATTAATGTCATTCCAATTTAAATTTGTAAATGTAAACGTTAATATTTTACCGCAATCAGTTAAGAAGATTTCTTTTTCGCAAAATGCTATACATTTCATGAGCAGCTTTTTATCAGGCTTTAGCGAAGTCTTTTTATTGAAAAGTACATTAGCAGGATTACTAATATTAATCGGTATATTTGTGGCGTCTCGCAAAGCAGGATTTTTAGCAATAATGGCTAATTTAATTGGTTTTATTATGGTTTTATTGTTAGGTGCAAATCATAGTGAAATTAATGATGGACTATTTGGTTATAATGTTATCTTAACCGTGTTAGCATTAGGAGTAGCCTTTAAAACACGTATTAATCGGTATATTAATATCATATTGGGTATTTTGTTAACGATTTTCTTACACGCAGGTTTAACTACGTTATTAACCCCATTCGGTTTACCCGTCTTCACGCTACCATTTATTATTGCAACATGGACAATCCTTTTAGCAGGAACTCGAATGAAAAAACAAACAATTGAAGAACATGACGGAAAAAGTGCAACTTGA
- the nikA gene encoding nickel ABC transporter substrate-binding protein has protein sequence MKKLVAFISIASIILAGCSANNQHSKKDTLNVELPLKTTTLAPYETDVPVKIGAVETLFKSTANGKIEKVLVDSYKQPSAKKLDITLKDNIKFQNGNKLTAKAVKESLEESSNKSDLVKGSLPIKNITAHGQHLTITTKHNYPELVSELASPFAAIYDVNAKNSVNKQPVGTGAYSIKNYKQSQKIALDRNNKYWQGKPKMKHVNVTYQEDGNVRASDLKSGKADVITDVPVEKVKTLKDNDKTKVSDTSGFRTGLILYNHTSKKMTKPVRQALDKVIDRQGITKKISKGYAKPAAGPFNDKAKYINEGLPQKQDIQGAKKLLSKAGYDKQHPLKITVPTYNGRPELPKIAQVLQSDAKKANIDIDIRNVDDIEGYLKDKKQWDASMYSFGTLPRGDTGYFFNQAYKSGGAINKGDYHNERVNQLIDQLNETVKTSERHNLSNDIIKLTDKDYANSYITYNDTLVGLNKNVKNLTATPEGIYLVDYKVDKAHDN, from the coding sequence ATGAAAAAGTTGGTTGCTTTTATAAGTATTGCATCAATTATTTTAGCTGGATGTAGTGCTAATAATCAACATAGCAAAAAAGATACACTTAACGTGGAGTTACCATTAAAAACTACTACGTTAGCCCCCTATGAAACGGATGTACCAGTAAAAATTGGTGCGGTTGAAACTTTATTTAAATCAACTGCTAACGGCAAAATAGAAAAGGTATTAGTAGATTCTTATAAACAACCTTCAGCTAAAAAGCTAGATATAACGTTGAAAGATAATATTAAATTCCAAAATGGCAATAAATTAACTGCTAAGGCAGTAAAAGAAAGTCTTGAAGAGAGTAGTAATAAAAGTGATTTAGTAAAAGGTTCGTTACCAATTAAAAATATTACAGCACACGGGCAACATTTAACGATTACTACGAAACATAATTATCCAGAATTAGTTTCTGAATTGGCGAGTCCTTTTGCTGCTATATATGATGTAAACGCTAAAAACAGTGTGAATAAACAACCTGTTGGTACAGGTGCCTATTCCATTAAAAATTACAAGCAATCACAAAAAATTGCGCTTGATCGTAATAACAAATATTGGCAAGGTAAACCTAAAATGAAACATGTGAATGTTACATATCAAGAAGATGGTAATGTGAGAGCAAGTGATTTGAAATCAGGTAAGGCTGATGTTATTACTGATGTGCCAGTGGAAAAAGTTAAAACGTTAAAAGACAACGATAAAACAAAAGTTTCGGATACTTCTGGATTTAGAACGGGACTTATTCTTTACAATCACACAAGTAAAAAAATGACAAAACCAGTGAGACAAGCATTAGATAAAGTGATTGATAGACAAGGGATTACGAAGAAAATTTCAAAAGGCTATGCTAAACCAGCAGCTGGTCCATTCAATGATAAAGCTAAATATATTAATGAAGGACTACCGCAAAAACAAGATATACAAGGTGCTAAAAAATTATTGAGCAAAGCTGGATACGACAAGCAACATCCACTAAAAATAACGGTACCGACGTACAATGGGCGTCCTGAATTGCCTAAAATTGCACAAGTATTACAATCAGACGCTAAAAAAGCAAACATTGATATTGATATTCGAAATGTAGATGATATTGAAGGTTACTTGAAAGATAAAAAGCAATGGGATGCGTCAATGTATAGCTTTGGCACATTGCCAAGAGGTGATACAGGTTACTTCTTTAACCAAGCTTACAAATCTGGTGGTGCTATCAATAAAGGCGACTATCATAATGAACGCGTAAATCAATTAATTGATCAACTGAATGAGACTGTAAAAACATCAGAACGTCATAACTTATCTAACGACATCATCAAATTAACGGATAAAGATTATGCTAATAGTTATATTACTTATAACGATACGTTAGTTGGTTTAAATAAAAATGTTAAAAATTTAACAGCAACACCAGAAGGTATTTATTTAGTAGATTATAAGGTTGATAAAGCACATGATAATTAA
- the nikB gene encoding nickel ABC transporter permease produces the protein MIIKNILARIGQMIIVLFVLSTITFILMKLTPGDPVDKILHLDVSNVSSNQINDTKDKLGLNDSVFMQYIHWLGQIIHLDLGNSYQTGEPVIKELIFYAPTTLIIAALTIIFTFCITIPLGIMAAKCYKTWIDSLIRSITSFTVSMPSFFIGIVLIYIFAQKFQILPSSGIESVTGYILPVLSLSVGMSAYYVRLLRSTLIDLYQSPVVIASRLRGMSETYILWKDSFKPALIPLVTMLGMSVGGLIGGTVVVENLFGIPGLGYFLIDSIRARDYPVIQGAVLFIGTLVVVANIVSDLVLLWLDPERRYSNSNKISEQERDVS, from the coding sequence ATGATAATTAAAAATATACTCGCTAGAATTGGACAAATGATCATCGTATTATTTGTCCTTTCTACAATTACATTTATTTTAATGAAACTCACACCAGGTGACCCCGTAGATAAAATATTGCATCTTGATGTAAGTAATGTCTCGAGTAATCAAATTAATGATACAAAAGATAAGCTTGGTTTAAATGACTCTGTTTTTATGCAATATATTCATTGGTTAGGCCAAATTATTCATTTAGATTTAGGTAACAGTTATCAAACGGGGGAACCAGTAATTAAAGAATTGATATTTTATGCACCAACGACATTAATTATTGCAGCTTTAACTATAATATTTACGTTCTGTATCACTATCCCTTTAGGTATTATGGCGGCTAAATGTTATAAAACTTGGATTGATTCACTAATACGTTCGATAACATCGTTTACCGTGAGCATGCCCTCTTTCTTTATTGGTATTGTATTAATTTATATCTTTGCACAAAAATTCCAAATTTTACCGTCTTCTGGCATTGAATCAGTGACTGGTTATATTTTGCCAGTCTTGTCATTAAGTGTAGGAATGAGTGCTTATTATGTACGTTTATTACGTTCAACTTTAATCGATTTATACCAATCTCCTGTAGTCATTGCGTCAAGATTACGTGGTATGTCTGAGACTTATATTTTATGGAAAGATTCATTTAAGCCCGCATTAATACCACTTGTAACGATGCTTGGAATGTCTGTAGGCGGATTAATAGGTGGTACAGTAGTTGTTGAAAATTTATTTGGTATACCTGGGCTAGGATATTTTTTAATTGATAGTATTAGAGCCAGAGACTACCCGGTGATACAAGGTGCAGTATTATTTATAGGTACGCTTGTAGTTGTGGCAAATATCGTCAGTGATTTAGTGCTTTTATGGTTAGACCCAGAGCGTCGTTACAGTAACAGTAATAAGATTAGTGAACAGGAGCGTGATGTTTCATGA
- the nikC gene encoding nickel transporter permease, whose protein sequence is MTQQLKQRTVLVVFILYLLVIVGSQFIVHYHDAMEVHLNNSLAMPNFHHWLGTDEYGRDMLSRIIVGARYTLLVSLLTLMCVLIIGLPLGLIAGYKQGWLDTIIMRILDIGLSIPDFVLMIALASFFKPSIWNLVIAITLIKWMNYTRLSRNIVKGEMNKPYIKMAKLLHVPNRVIIIRHILPKVWPAMTVLLIVDFGKIILYISSLSFLGLGAQPPSAEWGAMLNAGRSYIESNPLLMIAPAVMITITILIFNFLGDAIQDYLLDNNRKRDSNE, encoded by the coding sequence ATGACACAACAATTGAAACAGCGCACCGTATTAGTTGTTTTTATATTATATTTATTGGTTATTGTTGGCAGTCAGTTTATTGTTCATTATCACGATGCCATGGAAGTTCATTTAAATAATAGTTTGGCGATGCCTAATTTCCATCATTGGTTAGGAACGGATGAATATGGTAGAGATATGTTAAGTAGAATAATTGTTGGTGCACGTTATACATTGCTAGTGAGTCTATTAACTTTAATGTGTGTGTTAATTATAGGTTTGCCTCTTGGTTTAATAGCAGGTTATAAACAAGGGTGGTTAGACACAATTATAATGCGAATACTTGATATTGGTCTTAGCATTCCTGATTTTGTCTTAATGATTGCATTGGCGAGTTTCTTTAAACCTAGTATTTGGAATTTAGTCATTGCTATTACGTTGATAAAATGGATGAATTATACGAGATTATCACGCAATATTGTTAAAGGTGAAATGAACAAACCTTATATTAAAATGGCCAAATTATTACATGTTCCCAATAGAGTAATTATCATTAGACATATATTACCGAAAGTTTGGCCTGCTATGACAGTATTATTAATCGTTGATTTTGGGAAAATTATTCTCTATATATCTTCTTTATCTTTTTTAGGATTAGGTGCACAACCACCATCAGCTGAATGGGGCGCCATGTTAAATGCAGGGCGTTCTTATATAGAAAGTAATCCATTATTAATGATTGCACCAGCAGTGATGATAACAATCACGATATTAATTTTTAATTTCTTAGGTGACGCCATTCAAGATTATTTATTAGATAATAATAGGAAGCGGGATAGTAATGAGTAA
- a CDS encoding ATP-binding cassette domain-containing protein: MSNLLTMTGLTICDNRHNELLHNIDFSIEKGLVNVLIGESGSGKTLTAKSLVQNLPYNLKLHYHSMSINGEQVNNIHPYLGQTIGFISQDYVHSLNSHTKIGQQLIAIYRYHYQVSKASAQKYVFDALSRVHLDVATIMKQYTFNLSGGQLARVQIASVIMLQPQLIIADEPIASLDVITGRKIMELLSELVKEQDVTLLIITHNLSHVLRFSDVIQVMRQGTIVDRFYLNEMQAQHLTNYTQNLFKQRSKIIKDETYDSIN, translated from the coding sequence ATGAGTAACTTATTGACTATGACAGGACTGACCATTTGCGATAATCGACACAACGAATTGTTACACAATATAGATTTTAGTATAGAAAAAGGTCTTGTAAACGTGCTTATTGGAGAAAGCGGTTCTGGTAAAACATTGACTGCCAAATCATTAGTTCAAAATTTACCATATAATTTGAAGTTACATTATCATTCTATGTCTATTAATGGTGAACAAGTAAATAATATTCATCCGTATCTCGGACAAACAATAGGCTTCATCTCTCAAGATTATGTTCATAGTTTAAACAGCCATACTAAAATCGGACAACAATTAATTGCAATTTATCGTTATCATTATCAAGTATCTAAGGCTAGTGCACAAAAATATGTGTTTGATGCCTTGTCACGAGTTCATTTAGATGTAGCAACAATAATGAAGCAATATACATTTAATTTATCTGGGGGACAATTAGCAAGAGTCCAAATTGCGAGTGTTATTATGTTGCAGCCACAACTCATAATTGCCGATGAACCTATAGCATCATTAGATGTAATCACTGGACGTAAAATTATGGAATTACTTAGTGAATTAGTAAAAGAACAAGACGTTACTTTACTAATAATTACGCATAATTTATCTCATGTTTTACGTTTTAGTGATGTGATACAAGTTATGCGACAAGGGACTATTGTCGATCGCTTTTATTTGAATGAAATGCAAGCACAACACTTAACAAATTATACGCAAAACCTTTTTAAACAACGAAGTAAAATCATAAAGGATGAAACTTATGATTCAATTAACTAA